Proteins from one Lachnospiraceae bacterium KGMB03038 genomic window:
- a CDS encoding transporter substrate-binding domain-containing protein yields MMKKTLALLLTAVMMVGMLAGCGSGDSGESGGDSSSDGSDKAYVQDKGTLVVGITNFEPMDYQDENGDWIGFDADMAKAFADSLGVDVEFVEIDWDNKILELEGQTIDCVWNGMTLTDEVTSAMECTDAYLNNAQVVVVPNDVADQYQDEESLADLNFAVEAGSAGEAEVSARGLNYTAVTAQADALMEVAAGTSDAAVIDSLMAAAMIGEGTSYADLTYTVSLNTEEYGVGFRKGSDLAEELNSFFAQCYEDGTMQECAETYGVQAALVEQ; encoded by the coding sequence ATTATGAAAAAGACGCTTGCGTTACTGCTTACGGCTGTTATGATGGTTGGCATGCTTGCCGGCTGCGGCTCCGGAGATTCTGGCGAGAGCGGGGGAGACAGCTCCTCTGACGGCAGCGACAAAGCTTACGTACAGGATAAAGGAACCCTTGTAGTAGGGATCACGAATTTTGAGCCTATGGATTATCAGGATGAAAATGGAGATTGGATCGGGTTTGACGCGGATATGGCGAAGGCCTTCGCGGATAGTCTGGGCGTAGACGTGGAATTTGTGGAGATTGACTGGGACAATAAGATCCTGGAATTGGAAGGACAGACCATTGACTGTGTTTGGAATGGTATGACCCTGACCGATGAAGTGACCAGCGCCATGGAATGTACAGACGCTTATCTCAACAACGCGCAAGTCGTAGTGGTTCCTAATGATGTGGCAGATCAGTACCAGGACGAAGAAAGTCTTGCGGACTTGAACTTTGCTGTTGAGGCGGGAAGCGCGGGAGAAGCGGAAGTAAGCGCCCGCGGCCTTAATTACACAGCGGTGACCGCCCAGGCGGATGCTCTGATGGAAGTTGCGGCGGGGACTTCTGACGCGGCTGTGATCGATTCTTTGATGGCGGCAGCCATGATCGGAGAGGGAACCAGCTACGCGGACCTGACCTATACGGTAAGCCTGAACACGGAAGAGTATGGCGTTGGATTCCGTAAGGGTTCGGATCTGGCGGAAGAACTGAATAGCTTTTTCGCTCAATGCTACGAAGACGGGACCATGCAGGAGTGCGCGGAGACCTACGGCGTACAGGCGGCCCTGGTTGAGCAGTAA
- a CDS encoding aminotransferase class I/II-fold pyridoxal phosphate-dependent enzyme yields the protein MGKKPEFHGSDLEKIEEYYHIPKEEIVCFSANVNPLGLSDTVRQKLVRNLDIICRYPDRAYKSLRQTIGAYCGADPAHIVVGNGSTELISLLISQRAPRKALVLGPTYSEYARELSLVGGSMEYYHLREEDDFILDIDDFLSHIDTDVDMVILCNPNNPTSSAIPCRDMERIICECEKKDVFVMIDETYVEFAPSVSQISAVSLVPKYDHFMVIRGVSKFFAAPGLRFGYGITSNERFLTALLTHQNPWSLNSIGAFAGEEMLKDQTYIQKTRALIASQREEMLRRLAGSETYKTYPAYGNFILARIMKEGVTSFDVFEKAIHQKLMIRDCSSFAELEGEYIRFCIMLPEDNARLMDCLLDV from the coding sequence ATGGGTAAAAAACCGGAATTTCATGGAAGCGACCTGGAAAAAATCGAAGAATACTATCACATTCCCAAGGAAGAGATCGTCTGTTTCAGCGCGAACGTCAATCCTCTTGGACTTTCTGACACAGTACGCCAGAAACTGGTCCGCAATCTGGATATCATATGCCGGTACCCGGACCGGGCTTACAAAAGTCTCCGTCAGACTATCGGCGCGTACTGCGGCGCCGACCCGGCCCATATCGTGGTCGGAAACGGCTCTACAGAACTGATTTCTCTTCTGATCTCCCAGCGGGCGCCAAGAAAGGCTCTGGTCCTTGGCCCCACTTATTCAGAATACGCAAGAGAACTTTCCTTAGTAGGCGGTTCTATGGAATACTATCATCTTCGGGAGGAAGATGATTTCATCCTGGACATTGACGACTTTCTCTCCCACATAGATACGGATGTCGATATGGTGATCTTATGCAATCCCAATAACCCCACCTCCTCCGCTATCCCCTGCCGGGATATGGAGCGGATCATCTGTGAATGTGAGAAGAAGGACGTATTCGTCATGATCGATGAGACTTATGTGGAGTTCGCTCCATCCGTCTCCCAGATCAGCGCCGTATCTCTGGTTCCCAAATATGATCACTTTATGGTCATCCGAGGCGTCTCCAAGTTCTTTGCCGCTCCGGGGCTTAGATTCGGTTATGGGATCACCAGCAACGAACGATTCCTCACAGCCCTTTTGACCCATCAGAATCCTTGGAGTTTGAACAGCATCGGCGCTTTTGCCGGCGAAGAAATGTTAAAAGACCAGACGTATATCCAGAAGACCCGGGCCCTGATCGCCAGCCAGCGGGAAGAAATGCTCCGCCGGCTGGCCGGCTCCGAAACCTATAAGACCTATCCCGCCTACGGCAACTTTATCCTGGCCCGGATCATGAAAGAAGGGGTAACCTCTTTCGACGTGTTTGAAAAAGCCATCCATCAGAAGCTGATGATCCGAGACTGTTCCTCCTTCGCGGAACTGGAAGGCGAATACATCCGGTTCTGCATCATGCTGCCGGAAGACAACGCACGCCTGATGGACTGCCTGCTGGATGTGTAG
- a CDS encoding cupin domain-containing protein has product MTKAGEREIVKVERANGGAGFIMKEGLLSPEELGEHCKMFSKVTLCPGCELGHHEHHGETETYYILSGKGMYDDNGKAIPAEPGDVFFCKDGDGHGMKNNGTEDLTFVALILKK; this is encoded by the coding sequence ATGACAAAAGCTGGAGAACGTGAGATTGTGAAGGTGGAACGTGCCAACGGCGGCGCCGGGTTTATTATGAAAGAAGGGCTGCTTTCTCCGGAAGAATTGGGAGAGCATTGTAAGATGTTCAGCAAGGTAACATTATGTCCGGGGTGCGAGCTTGGGCATCACGAGCATCACGGGGAGACGGAGACGTATTATATCTTGTCCGGAAAAGGAATGTATGACGATAATGGAAAGGCAATTCCTGCGGAACCGGGAGACGTGTTCTTCTGCAAAGACGGAGATGGGCATGGAATGAAGAATAATGGAACAGAGGATTTAACATTTGTGGCATTGATCTTGAAAAAGTAG
- a CDS encoding FtsX-like permease family protein — protein sequence MSSSIYTRLALTNLKNNRKTYLPYILTAALTVMMYYIINALGRSGSIPDDSALQSCLGIASNIMVVFAVIFLFYTNSFLIKRRKKELGVYNILGMGKRHIAKMLCVETLLTGTVSIGAGLVFGLVFSRLMYLILLKIVRYDVRMSFEVSVPALMAAVGLFLIIFAMTLAYNLLQIRHAKPVELLSGGSQGEKEPKTRWLLTIFGLVMIGIGYYIALTTEAPLAALQLFFVAVVCVILGTYSLFVAGSIALLKALRRRKNFYYKPNHFTSISGMIYRMKQNGVGLANICILSTMVLVIISSTVSLYVGMEDVLSARFSREFSVTIAPESGGQEEKLQELIGSVADEYGVERTNILAYHEGSAAAVRKGKQFDLASDQDYGLAVSSIYEVYLIPLEDYNQMEGEDATLEEDEVLAYDPEGTYGEETLEIADKTYQVKGEPEELKIEPKNQTRTVHGIYLIVRDTQEIQEVMAYVREHSGMQKEYLEDATKIEYVTGFDMIGSDKEKADMSQQLQEEIMNAQFPGALCESRELSKESFYLLYGGILFIGLYLGIMFLMATVLIIYYKQISEGYDDRERYQIMQKVGMSKREVRRSIRSQVLTVFFLPLIAAFIHIAVAFKVITKLLATLNLVNVPLFAVCTVVTGAVFAVFYVIVFAVTAKEYYKIVN from the coding sequence GTGAGTAGTTCGATCTATACCAGACTGGCGCTGACCAATCTGAAGAATAACCGCAAGACTTACCTGCCTTATATCCTGACGGCCGCTCTGACAGTCATGATGTATTATATTATAAATGCTTTGGGGAGAAGCGGCAGTATTCCTGATGACAGCGCGCTTCAAAGCTGTCTTGGCATTGCTTCTAATATTATGGTAGTGTTTGCGGTGATCTTCTTGTTTTATACAAACAGCTTCCTGATCAAACGCAGAAAAAAGGAGCTTGGAGTTTATAACATTCTTGGAATGGGGAAACGGCATATTGCGAAAATGCTGTGTGTAGAGACGCTTCTGACAGGAACAGTCAGTATCGGGGCCGGCCTGGTCTTTGGCCTGGTGTTCAGCCGGCTGATGTATCTGATCCTGCTGAAGATCGTGCGTTATGATGTGAGAATGTCTTTCGAGGTGTCTGTCCCTGCGCTGATGGCGGCTGTGGGACTGTTCCTGATCATTTTCGCAATGACGCTGGCCTACAATCTTCTGCAGATCCGACATGCCAAACCGGTTGAGCTGTTAAGCGGCGGCAGTCAGGGAGAGAAAGAGCCTAAGACTCGGTGGCTTCTTACGATTTTTGGCTTGGTCATGATCGGGATCGGATATTATATCGCGCTGACAACTGAGGCGCCGCTGGCTGCGCTGCAGCTGTTTTTTGTGGCGGTGGTCTGCGTGATCCTGGGGACCTATTCTCTATTTGTGGCAGGAAGCATCGCTCTTTTGAAAGCGCTGCGCAGGAGAAAGAATTTCTACTATAAGCCGAATCATTTCACCTCCATCTCCGGGATGATCTACCGGATGAAGCAAAACGGAGTGGGACTTGCCAATATCTGTATCCTGAGCACAATGGTACTGGTCATTATCTCCAGCACGGTTTCCCTGTATGTGGGAATGGAAGATGTGCTGAGCGCCCGTTTTTCCAGGGAATTCTCTGTGACGATAGCGCCGGAATCGGGCGGACAGGAGGAAAAGCTTCAGGAATTGATCGGAAGCGTGGCGGATGAATATGGAGTGGAACGGACCAATATACTGGCGTATCACGAGGGAAGCGCGGCGGCTGTACGGAAAGGAAAGCAGTTTGATCTGGCTTCTGACCAGGATTATGGACTGGCAGTATCTTCGATATATGAGGTTTATCTGATTCCGCTGGAAGACTATAATCAGATGGAGGGAGAGGATGCAACCCTTGAGGAGGATGAAGTGCTGGCTTACGACCCGGAAGGAACCTACGGGGAGGAAACTCTGGAGATCGCGGATAAGACCTATCAGGTAAAAGGCGAGCCGGAAGAACTGAAGATCGAGCCAAAGAACCAGACCCGGACGGTACACGGCATTTACCTCATTGTCAGGGACACTCAGGAAATACAGGAAGTGATGGCTTATGTAAGGGAACACAGCGGTATGCAGAAGGAATACCTGGAAGACGCCACCAAGATAGAATATGTGACAGGGTTTGATATGATAGGCTCTGACAAGGAGAAGGCCGATATGTCACAGCAGCTGCAGGAAGAGATCATGAACGCCCAGTTTCCCGGCGCTCTATGCGAGAGCAGAGAACTGAGCAAAGAAAGTTTCTACCTGCTGTACGGCGGAATCCTTTTTATCGGGCTTTATCTGGGGATTATGTTCTTGATGGCAACCGTACTGATCATTTATTATAAGCAGATCTCAGAAGGATATGACGACCGAGAGCGCTATCAGATCATGCAGAAAGTGGGAATGAGCAAACGAGAGGTGCGCCGTTCCATCAGAAGCCAAGTGCTTACCGTCTTCTTCCTGCCCCTGATCGCGGCATTCATTCATATTGCCGTGGCGTTCAAAGTCATCACAAAGCTGCTGGCCACACTGAACTTGGTAAACGTACCATTATTCGCCGTGTGCACAGTAGTGACAGGAGCAGTGTTCGCAGTGTTTTATGTAATCGTGTTCGCTGTAACAGCAAAAGAGTATTATAAAATTGTGAATTAA
- a CDS encoding ABC transporter ATP-binding protein — protein sequence MALLDVKNVKKIYTTRFGGNQVEALRDVNFSVEPREYVAIMGESGSGKTTLLNILAALDRPTGGKVYLKGRDLSSVKEKEIAAFRRQNLGFVFQDFNLLDTFSLKDNIFLPLVLSGRKYPEMEEKIKPIAQRLGIENILEKYPYEVSGGQKQRAAIARALITKPQLILADEPTGALDSRAADELLQLFAAINQDGQTILMVTHSIKAASSAKRILFIKDGIVFHQLYRGNLTNEQMYQKISDTLTVLTTGGESGE from the coding sequence ATGGCGTTATTGGATGTAAAAAATGTAAAGAAGATATATACCACCCGGTTTGGAGGAAACCAGGTAGAGGCGTTAAGAGATGTGAATTTCTCTGTAGAGCCGCGGGAATATGTGGCGATCATGGGAGAGTCTGGCTCCGGCAAGACCACGCTTTTAAATATTCTGGCGGCGCTGGACCGGCCCACCGGCGGAAAGGTCTATCTGAAAGGGCGGGATTTAAGCAGTGTTAAGGAAAAAGAGATCGCGGCGTTTCGGAGGCAGAACCTGGGGTTCGTGTTTCAGGACTTTAATCTTTTGGATACGTTTTCTCTTAAGGATAATATCTTCCTGCCGCTGGTACTTTCCGGCAGGAAATATCCGGAGATGGAGGAGAAGATAAAACCCATCGCCCAAAGGCTTGGGATTGAAAATATTCTGGAGAAATATCCCTACGAGGTGTCTGGGGGACAGAAACAGCGGGCGGCCATTGCCAGAGCGCTGATCACCAAGCCCCAGCTGATCCTGGCAGATGAGCCAACCGGGGCTTTGGACTCCAGGGCGGCGGATGAGCTTTTGCAGTTGTTTGCCGCGATCAACCAGGATGGGCAGACGATTCTGATGGTGACCCACAGCATCAAGGCGGCCAGCAGCGCAAAGAGGATTCTTTTTATCAAAGACGGCATTGTCTTCCATCAGCTGTATCGGGGGAACCTCACCAATGAGCAGATGTATCAGAAGATTTCGGATACGCTGACGGTGCTGACAACAGGAGGTGAGAGCGGTGAGTAG
- a CDS encoding aminoacyl-histidine dipeptidase: MNRTDGDKEKLLYFFREISKIPRESGNEEQIGKYLEDFAQKRGLWCYRDELHNVVIKKGGSKGAEDLPPVMLQGHTDMVCEKRREVKHDFAREGISLVEEDGLLKADGTTLGADNGAAIAAMLAVLDDGALIHPPLECVFTAQEEVGLIGANGLDKSLIQARTMINMDSEEEGKATVSCAGGLHLELIRPANWERQTGTLLRLEISGLMGGHSGMDIGKERQNANRLMARLIHPFLEAPEGTKREGKFQGRLANFQGGDKENAIPRECAAALIFARSEEAEQAKEFCKTKIRMLQEELSGEEPGFTCQVTVEQEKEGPVLSAEDGRAFVEAVYLAPNGVQKRSLSLEGFVVASTNLAAARTEEESLRIIFSPRSSVDSIQEEIKEKLTVLGAVFGFAAEISGVYPGWAYREDSRIRRIFQESYQALFGKELKIEGIHAGLECGLFCQAIPELDCIAVGPDIRNCHTPEESLSLESFERFYRLIRDVLKRLTS, from the coding sequence ATGAACCGGACAGATGGAGATAAGGAGAAATTATTATATTTTTTCCGTGAGATCAGCAAAATTCCAAGGGAATCTGGAAATGAGGAACAGATCGGAAAGTATCTGGAAGATTTTGCCCAAAAGAGAGGGCTTTGGTGTTATAGGGACGAGCTCCATAACGTGGTGATCAAAAAAGGCGGGAGCAAAGGGGCGGAAGATCTGCCGCCAGTTATGCTTCAGGGCCATACGGATATGGTATGTGAGAAACGCAGGGAAGTAAAACATGATTTTGCCAGAGAGGGGATTTCCCTGGTGGAGGAAGACGGCCTTCTGAAAGCGGACGGAACAACTTTGGGAGCGGACAACGGGGCGGCGATAGCCGCTATGCTGGCAGTGCTGGATGACGGCGCGCTCATCCATCCTCCGCTGGAATGTGTGTTTACCGCTCAGGAAGAGGTGGGACTGATCGGGGCAAATGGGCTGGACAAGTCACTGATCCAGGCCAGGACCATGATCAACATGGATTCGGAGGAAGAAGGCAAAGCCACTGTAAGCTGCGCCGGCGGACTGCATCTGGAACTGATCCGGCCGGCAAACTGGGAGCGGCAGACAGGAACCCTGCTGCGTCTTGAGATCTCCGGCCTTATGGGAGGTCATTCGGGGATGGATATTGGCAAAGAGCGGCAGAACGCCAACCGGCTGATGGCCCGTCTGATCCATCCGTTTTTGGAAGCCCCGGAGGGGACGAAAAGGGAAGGAAAATTTCAGGGAAGGCTTGCGAATTTCCAGGGAGGCGATAAGGAGAACGCCATTCCGCGGGAATGTGCGGCGGCGCTGATTTTTGCGCGGTCAGAGGAAGCAGAGCAGGCGAAGGAATTTTGCAAGACTAAGATCCGGATGCTGCAAGAGGAATTGTCCGGGGAAGAACCAGGTTTTACCTGTCAAGTAACTGTGGAGCAGGAAAAGGAGGGACCGGTACTTTCAGCGGAAGATGGAAGGGCATTTGTGGAAGCCGTCTATCTGGCGCCCAATGGGGTGCAGAAGCGCAGTCTCAGTCTAGAAGGATTTGTGGTGGCTTCCACCAATCTGGCAGCGGCAAGGACAGAGGAAGAATCTCTGCGGATCATCTTTTCCCCCAGATCCTCGGTGGATTCGATCCAGGAAGAAATAAAAGAGAAACTGACAGTTCTTGGCGCTGTCTTTGGATTCGCGGCAGAGATAAGCGGAGTTTATCCGGGGTGGGCTTACCGGGAAGATTCCAGGATCCGTCGGATTTTCCAGGAAAGTTATCAGGCCCTGTTCGGGAAAGAGCTGAAGATCGAGGGCATCCACGCGGGATTGGAATGCGGCTTATTTTGCCAGGCTATTCCAGAATTGGACTGTATCGCGGTAGGCCCGGATATCCGGAACTGCCATACGCCGGAAGAATCCTTGTCTTTAGAATCCTTTGAACGATTTTACCGGCTGATCAGGGATGTGCTGAAACGATTGACGTCTTAA
- a CDS encoding response regulator transcription factor: protein MYKILIVEDDRTIAENLAAHLRRWNYEVEYAEDFKNVMEQFGRFEPQLVLLDIVLPFYNGFYWCQEIRKLSNVPIIFLSSANDNMNIVMAMNMGGDEFIEKPFDLGVVTAKIQAVLRRVYSLQGAVNIMDYQGLLLNLGDATVTFQGEKLELTKNEFRILQILMENAEKIVSRDEIIARLWESDEFIDDNTLTVNVARLRKKLESLGAKDLIRTKKGVGYFLKA, encoded by the coding sequence ATGTACAAGATTTTGATCGTGGAAGACGACAGGACTATCGCGGAAAATTTGGCGGCCCATCTGCGGCGGTGGAACTATGAAGTGGAGTATGCGGAAGATTTTAAAAATGTAATGGAGCAGTTTGGTAGATTTGAGCCCCAACTGGTCCTGCTGGATATCGTACTGCCATTCTATAACGGGTTCTACTGGTGTCAGGAGATCCGCAAACTTTCCAATGTGCCGATCATTTTCTTATCTTCTGCCAATGATAATATGAATATTGTGATGGCCATGAACATGGGCGGGGACGAATTTATTGAGAAACCTTTTGACCTGGGCGTGGTGACGGCGAAGATACAGGCGGTCCTGCGCAGAGTTTATTCTCTTCAGGGAGCAGTCAATATTATGGACTATCAGGGGCTTCTTCTGAATCTGGGCGATGCCACGGTGACTTTCCAGGGGGAAAAGCTGGAGCTGACGAAAAATGAGTTTCGTATTTTGCAGATCTTAATGGAAAACGCGGAGAAAATCGTTTCCAGAGACGAGATCATCGCAAGACTTTGGGAGAGCGACGAATTTATCGATGACAATACTCTTACGGTCAACGTGGCAAGGCTTCGGAAGAAACTGGAGAGCCTGGGGGCAAAAGACCTGATCCGGACGAAAAAGGGCGTTGGATACTTTCTGAAAGCATAA
- a CDS encoding cell wall hydrolase: protein MWKNGKRYAAFLLFSASVLSTAGFAERAALVYPEKIKESVALEQLGQTQMEVPGTEACKLILESPGAVIEREETAQMEAVFAQTKANAKARQEKEAKAAAQAAKGKTGQGEAVSASENTLKLLASIIFCEAGNQPYEGQVAVGAVVMNRVRSGSFPDTIQEVIYQKGQFTPAGSGWLDQVVQSEGYTDSAMSAARDALAGANPVGNCLYFDQGSQGMKIGDHYFH, encoded by the coding sequence ATGTGGAAAAACGGGAAAAGGTACGCCGCTTTTTTGCTGTTTTCTGCCAGTGTTTTGTCTACGGCGGGTTTTGCGGAGCGCGCGGCGCTGGTTTACCCGGAGAAGATAAAAGAGTCTGTGGCTCTGGAGCAGTTGGGACAGACACAGATGGAAGTTCCTGGAACTGAGGCCTGTAAGCTGATTCTGGAATCACCAGGGGCTGTAATAGAGAGAGAAGAGACGGCCCAAATGGAGGCGGTGTTTGCCCAGACAAAGGCCAATGCGAAAGCCCGGCAGGAAAAGGAAGCGAAAGCGGCGGCGCAAGCCGCGAAGGGAAAGACGGGTCAAGGAGAAGCAGTGTCTGCCTCAGAAAACACCTTGAAACTTCTTGCCTCCATCATTTTCTGCGAGGCGGGAAACCAGCCGTATGAGGGCCAGGTAGCCGTAGGCGCGGTGGTGATGAACCGGGTGAGGAGCGGATCATTTCCAGATACCATCCAGGAAGTGATCTATCAGAAGGGACAATTTACGCCTGCGGGCAGCGGATGGCTGGATCAGGTGGTGCAAAGTGAGGGATATACGGATTCCGCCATGAGCGCGGCGCGCGATGCGCTGGCCGGCGCAAACCCGGTTGGAAACTGTCTGTACTTTGACCAGGGGAGCCAGGGAATGAAGATCGGGGATCATTACTTCCATTGA
- a CDS encoding ABC transporter permease — MRMLGLELKRLLKTKTVGILLCSAVLLSGVMAYFPITFVNSYVMDEQGNVSEVTGVEAIRAEKERKSAMAGSLTEEKVKSAIKTFREVYQEYGSIFPPEVPMQVYLEKIEPIYDILNSSDWLASPQTYLLTMTDQDIHEEDGEDYYEKWSEAFAQQEENKEIQEQIREMTAQVETPFTYVPGYSSESFDYLILYFFLLLFLYAVIAAQSFSAEYQTGADHILRCAKYGRWKLAAVKMGAVLILFAGTFAAGSAIFMLVTNFAFGWEGLSTSIQMMGSVFKLPDLTIGQTQAVTILGGFLTLAASVSCVLYVSAKSRNVHTAMIISVFLCLLPTVIYMISNANVAEILRSILPSGGAGLSNSFLFELEGTNFAQIGNIHIWLPYLMMGAAVAEIPLFLLLAGRAYSRKE; from the coding sequence ATGAGAATGTTGGGTTTAGAATTAAAACGTCTGCTGAAGACGAAAACGGTTGGGATTTTGCTCTGCTCGGCCGTACTGTTATCCGGCGTTATGGCCTATTTTCCGATCACATTTGTGAATTCTTATGTGATGGATGAACAGGGGAATGTATCGGAGGTGACTGGAGTTGAGGCAATCCGGGCGGAAAAAGAGCGAAAAAGCGCCATGGCTGGGAGCCTGACGGAAGAAAAAGTGAAAAGCGCCATCAAAACCTTCCGGGAAGTTTACCAGGAATATGGTTCCATTTTCCCGCCGGAAGTGCCGATGCAGGTATATTTGGAGAAGATTGAACCCATTTATGATATCCTGAACTCATCCGACTGGCTGGCATCGCCCCAGACCTATCTTCTGACCATGACGGATCAGGATATCCATGAGGAAGACGGGGAAGATTACTATGAAAAATGGAGTGAAGCTTTTGCTCAGCAGGAAGAAAATAAGGAGATCCAGGAACAGATCCGGGAAATGACTGCGCAGGTGGAAACGCCATTTACTTATGTGCCTGGATATTCTTCAGAATCCTTTGATTATCTGATACTGTATTTCTTTCTGCTCCTGTTTCTTTATGCGGTCATTGCGGCCCAGTCCTTTTCCGCGGAGTATCAGACTGGAGCTGACCATATCCTGCGCTGCGCCAAATACGGGAGATGGAAGCTGGCGGCAGTGAAAATGGGAGCGGTTTTGATCTTATTTGCGGGGACATTCGCGGCAGGATCGGCCATCTTTATGCTGGTCACGAACTTTGCCTTTGGATGGGAGGGGCTTTCCACTTCGATCCAGATGATGGGATCAGTCTTTAAGCTGCCGGATCTAACCATTGGACAGACCCAGGCAGTCACCATATTGGGAGGATTCCTTACACTGGCGGCCTCAGTAAGCTGTGTTCTCTATGTATCCGCCAAAAGCAGAAACGTACACACGGCCATGATCATTTCCGTATTCCTGTGCCTGCTTCCTACCGTTATCTATATGATCTCCAACGCAAATGTGGCGGAGATCCTGCGTTCCATCCTGCCAAGCGGCGGAGCGGGATTGTCCAATAGCTTTTTGTTCGAGCTGGAAGGCACGAACTTTGCTCAGATCGGAAACATCCATATCTGGCTGCCCTATCTGATGATGGGGGCGGCCGTGGCAGAAATACCGTTATTTTTGCTGCTGGCCGGCCGGGCGTATAGCAGGAAAGAGTAA
- a CDS encoding ABC transporter ATP-binding protein — MKLEICDITKQYKDKTAVDGVNLTLTPGVWGLLGANGAGKTTLMRMIAGIQSPTSGEIRYDGMKIGDLGESYRDIFGYLPQEFGFYPGFSVWDYLEYVAALKGLSRQDSKQRITELLEQLSLGDVRKKKIARLSGGMRRRVGIAQALLNEPEILVLDEPTSGLDPGERVRFRNLLSEFSHGRIVLISTHIVSDVEYIASQNAIMKNGKIIAEGATEELVREVEGKVWTAKIGAGDLAAYERKLLMVNVYNGGDGSLNIRYLSQNPAVPGSQRAEARMEDLYLWLFPESAGEGEHL; from the coding sequence ATGAAATTAGAAATTTGTGATATTACAAAACAGTATAAAGATAAAACGGCGGTGGATGGGGTGAACTTGACTCTCACCCCAGGCGTATGGGGGCTGCTGGGAGCCAATGGAGCCGGGAAAACTACGCTGATGCGCATGATTGCCGGCATCCAGTCCCCTACTTCTGGGGAAATCCGCTATGATGGAATGAAAATTGGAGATCTAGGAGAGTCCTACCGGGATATTTTCGGTTATTTGCCGCAGGAATTTGGATTTTATCCGGGATTTTCTGTGTGGGACTATTTAGAATATGTGGCGGCTTTAAAAGGACTTTCCAGGCAGGATTCCAAGCAGCGGATCACAGAGCTTCTGGAACAGCTTTCCCTGGGGGATGTGAGAAAGAAGAAGATCGCCAGGCTTTCCGGAGGGATGCGGCGGAGGGTAGGGATTGCCCAGGCCCTTTTAAACGAACCGGAGATCCTGGTACTGGATGAGCCGACCAGCGGATTGGATCCTGGAGAACGGGTGCGGTTCCGCAACCTTTTGTCGGAGTTTTCCCATGGCCGGATCGTCCTGATCTCTACCCATATTGTTTCTGACGTAGAGTATATTGCCTCCCAGAACGCGATCATGAAAAATGGGAAGATCATCGCAGAGGGAGCAACGGAAGAATTGGTCCGGGAAGTAGAGGGAAAAGTCTGGACAGCGAAGATCGGCGCGGGAGATCTGGCTGCTTACGAGCGCAAACTATTAATGGTAAATGTATATAATGGAGGGGACGGAAGTTTGAATATCCGGTATCTGTCTCAAAATCCAGCGGTCCCAGGCTCCCAGAGGGCGGAGGCCAGGATGGAAGACTTGTATCTGTGGCTGTTTCCGGAAAGCGCGGGAGAGGGGGAACATTTATGA
- a CDS encoding RNA polymerase sigma factor — protein MLETLYIQGDAPGGFILTRENEWLRKIAEGDPAGWEELTAFYYEEILRYCLYHTPDRTSAEDAVQETFLKVVKYFPAYRHRGKFRAFLYKVAANTCADLWRRSKHERLMEDYEDMGEMSCQEAGFGQAEEDMDFGKMVRELPKDLREIVYLRFAQDLKLREIGEVTGLPMRTVQTRLRTALAQIKARMEKEE, from the coding sequence ATGTTAGAAACGTTATATATACAGGGGGACGCCCCAGGAGGTTTTATTTTGACGCGTGAAAATGAATGGTTACGGAAAATTGCAGAAGGGGACCCGGCTGGATGGGAGGAGCTTACAGCTTTTTATTATGAGGAGATTTTACGATACTGTCTTTACCATACGCCGGATCGTACGTCGGCGGAGGATGCGGTGCAGGAGACATTCTTGAAGGTGGTGAAGTATTTCCCGGCTTACAGGCACAGGGGAAAGTTCCGGGCTTTTCTCTATAAGGTGGCGGCCAATACTTGCGCGGATCTGTGGAGACGGAGCAAGCATGAGAGGCTGATGGAAGATTATGAAGACATGGGAGAGATGAGCTGCCAGGAGGCTGGGTTTGGCCAGGCAGAAGAGGATATGGATTTTGGGAAAATGGTCCGGGAACTGCCTAAGGACCTGCGGGAGATCGTATATCTGCGGTTTGCTCAGGACTTAAAGCTTAGAGAAATCGGTGAAGTGACAGGACTTCCTATGCGGACGGTGCAGACCAGACTTCGGACAGCGCTTGCGCAGATCAAAGCCAGGATGGAAAAGGAGGAGTAA